The DNA sequence ttgttattgttttacTTTAATATATTAGTACGAGGAGGATCATCTTGCTGTGAACACTTTTTGCCATTCCTAAATTTGcttaaatttttgtttcctagctaacaaaagaaaaatgcatgaaTAGAAGATGTAAATTTATTTCCAGGGCCTTAACTTGTGATCTAGGTAATTAAAACGTTGGCTGTCTTTTGTAGGTATACCCCCTCCATGTCACAGAGGATTCTTTTCGCAGAAGCGCATCTGGATCGATGTCTTGACAGTGATCACATCTGTTTCAATGAGCATGGCAATGCATGTAACTGCTCAAACTTTCTTGATGTAGACTGGCTTTCTTCATCTGGAAATTCATGTGAAGAAGAAACATATGAAAGGTAATTATCATCCTATCAAGGAATGCATGTTGGTAGTACCCGTTCAGAAGTCCGAAGAAGAGAAAACTATGGATGCTTTTCACTAAGGGAATAATTAACTTTGCCTTTTGGTAGTGCACCATACCATTGGTGTCAACAACTACTACATCACATCCCTTCCCCCCTAACGCCACCCCCACAATCTACTCCTTTGCTGCCATTGCCATATCAGTGGCCTGCATTGTTATTGCTGCGCTGGTAGCAGTCATCAACACCATGCCTAAACAAGCTTtctctttttaaagaaaaactctaaaatgtCCCTGCAGTTTTGCCATTGCCCGCTTATCTTCAGTCTCTGGCAAAAAGCAAACACATTCTTTTGCTTGCTTCATAGAAAAATTACTCAACAAGCCTGACCAAATGATgccttaattatttttttttccaagcaCTTGAATGATGATGAACTGTAATGGCTGCAGGTCTACTCTCATAAACTCTCCCTTTCCTGGGCTGTCATCTGATAGTGTTGTGAATGGGCTAAGCATCGACACTTCCACAACCGCAAGTGAGTCCAGCTCCAGCATTAAGGTTGgtattctttcattttattcatCCTTAGACGAAAATTGCATGTTTCCTGGATCAATCTTGTTTGAAAAATGTTGCACTCTTTAGTTTCATTTTAGACACTAATTCACATCTTATTTGTATGTTGTTCTGACAACCGGAAGAGCCGGGTGCAATCTTTTAACATTCAATTATAGACAGACCCCATTATTGATTTAAGAAACATCATTTTGCAGCTTGCAGCACAGAATTCTGATGCTGTTGCTGAATTTTCTGATACCTTCGTGCGCTGGGTAACTCATGGCGAGATGCTGTTCTATTGAAGTTTTACGTAAATTATTTTTGTTCGAAATCCATTATCTATTCCCATCATTATATGATTCCGCCCATCCAAAGGATGTGCACCCCATCCAGAGAATAAACAGCAAGAGAGAACCACCAAAGCATAGTTCCGGCGTTTGCGTCAAAGACACAGCCCCTCAAGAAAGGTATTGTGTAAGGTGACGTAAATTCACTGCATTTCTCGGCCACTAGGGCATGATACAAGAGTACCAAGTAAATAGAAACAGCTAATTCTTTAAGGAGATCCTTCAAGTTCTTCAACCCAATTCTCCTTCCCCTCCCCCTTCCAAACTCCAGATTTTTCAATCTCtgtaaatatttcataaatatgtTCACTTAGTTGGAGGCGGCCCATTTATTCAACGGTTTTAGGTTCTCGTTTTCTTCTcatcttttattatatttatttatttatttatttcacctCTTTTTTCCACTGGACAGAATTAGGTTTCATCAACCTATAATTTTAAACTGAATTTCTACCATCCTTCGGGACTGCAATTCTTAGATATTTTACAAAAGTGTGGATGCTTGTCTTTTATTTGCCAGTGCTAATGATGTCACGTAGGGTATATAAAAATAGGGGTTAATTTTCCCATCCATAACCCAACCTCCATTCTTACGGTGCTCATGTTTTGCTAATATGaagatgaaaaggaaaaaaaaaagaaaaaaggatgcTTATTAGAGAGCTGTCTTTAGTTGAAGGTGCATTGCGTTTTGCTCTACAAAAAATTGAACCATTTTTTAAATAGCAGTCGGACAATTGTTGTAAAAGTGCTCTTTTAACTAAAAGGCTTTGGGAGAAAATGAGTAAAATTTtagaggaaaagtaaaatcagaggaaaaataaataattcttcaaagttaaagaattgttttcatttcttttaagaaataaaaaattaaattaaataatttaaaatgtataagtaataataaattttaattatattttagggtttttttaataataagtattaataCAATTGTTTAGAGTGTATTAGACAATGTTTTTACTTGGGAGTgttttctctaatattttaataattttttaggtttttataattattacttaaattttgataaatatatatatattttttaaaaaatatttcttaaaatcactatcggTCTTAAAATGTGTTTAATAGTTATTCTGAAatgtgtttaatatttttttaacacttaaaaatacttattttttaaacattaataatgttaaaaacaCCTCCttaaatcattaccaaacacaCTTAATCCTATTCCCATACCAAACACACTCATAATCCTATTCCCATGCATCGAAGGGAAGCAGTTTCTCCCTCAGCAAGAAACTTTTTGGGTATTTATTCATTATTGAACTTCGTATGACATTACAGAAACTTTAGGTTGTTCCGGATCAGATCTTTTTGCTAATAATAAAGAATGCATCTTCCTATCCCCCCACcctgtatttatttatttatttttaataaaaactaaaagagACATCTTCCTTCCAAATCTGTATATAAAGTGCCACCAATTAGTAACAAAAATTGCCCTCAATTTCTAAAAGGTCAGACAAACCCTGTTACATATGGGCAGCAAAACCCCACTAccacaaattaaaaattaatataataagcATCAAAACCAAATTCACCAAAAATAACCTTAACGAAGTAGGCGGTAACACAATGCATATCATACATAACATGCAGGAAGAAGAGACGGAATTATTAGTCTCCAATGGATGATATGAGGTAGGCATTCCAAGTCTGCTGTTTGGTCTTTCACCAGATTCACTTGTAAATTATTTCCCATGTGTAGAGAGCTGAAAACCTTTATATCTCAGTTCTTGAGATCCAGGATTAACAAAAAACGTCCTAAAAAGTAATTCAAACTTTAAATCCCTCACATAAGAGAAAGACAGCTGTGTTTCTTTCAAATATCCAAACATGAAATGTCAAAAATTCTCATAAAACTAGCCATCATCTACAACTAAAAACTCTGACCAAAAAGAAATCCCTTCTTAAATAGCAAATGACAAGtgtttaaaacttgattttagaTTGGCTCATCCATCACTCCCAGCTGGGAGTAGGAGGAACACCTTCAACTACTGGGGGGGGGCCTGGTACTGGTGGTGCAGCTGCAGCATCCCATCCATCTGTTGCAATTGGAACTGCACTTGGCAATGGAGCTGCACATTCAAAGAGAATGTTTCAGGGCAGTTAACAGAATAATAAGCTAAcacaataataattataaagcTTAAACAATTTTTGATAAATGAGTTGATATATTGGTCTTTCATATTTACATGGAGAACTTGGCCTTACACTGCTATGAATCACCTAAACAAATTATCATAGTATAGTAAGTAAtaacatgcaaaaaaaaataaataataaatctaacCTGCATCCCCCCAATTGCTTCCTGGAACTGCAGGAATGGGAGCCACTGCAGGCGCATCAGCGCCCCACTGGGGGGCATCAGTAATTGGGGCACCCCAATCACCGCCGCCGAGACCACCAAGTGCTGTGGCTTGGTAATCTGTTATTCCATAATCTGGGGCAGCAACCACTTCATCCCCTTCTTGTTCCTTCGGCTCCTCAGGCTCCCTGTAGAAAAACAGATCCACCTACATATCGAGGAAAGATCATGGCAAGTCAAAATCATCAAGTGATCATCCACCAGTGGGCAAGCTAAATCATCAAACTCAAAAATGTAAACCTCAGTACAGTGCAAAAACTTGTAAATTCGTCGTGCGTCAATTCAGAAGCAAATAATACTGTATGAATTATAAAAACCCAAAATGGTTTTCTGATATGTTTACCATCACATCCCACTTGTGTCCAGGAGCAATAGTGCGACGCATCTGCAGAACCATCCTTGCCAACAGCCAGAACAGACAGCCAATGCTGTGCTTTCCCTTGTTATTGGCTGGGATACCAATGTCAACGTACCGCATAGGGGAATCAGTGTCACAGAAAGCGATAGTTGGAATGTTTCCTAGTGCAGCTTCCTTAATAGGCTGAAAACAGTTGTTGTGACGATAAGTAAAAATCCTGGACTAAATAACTCATAACACAAACTCATACACTATACAAAGATAAATTAGATGAACCAAAATAAATCAGAATTAGACTATATATTAAACATTTCCCTGGTTGGCTAGAAAAAGTAGTCTATGCACCTTCCTTGAACCCTAAAACCCAAACTAAAAACAGAATTTATAAAGATGTGTGTTATTCACTTACCTGGTGATCAGTTCTTGGGTCGGTGAGGATGAGAAGACGGGGCTCACTGAAAGATGTCTGGAGCTGATTGGTGAATGTACCTGGTGTGTGCCTTCCAGCAATCGCATGAGCACCAGTGTACTGAGCAAACTTCAAAACTGCCCTCTGCCCATAGGGCCTAGCAGACTGGACAATGATGTCCTTAGGGTTCTCAATCGCAACAATCACCCTGGCTGCAAGCTGCAGCTTCTCCCATGTTTTTCCAAGGTTGATGATGTAAATCCCTGATCATTAGAAAGACAAAAGATCTTAAAATTTTGgcaaaatcatttcatatctACAAAAACCGATCATCCATCAAATCATATTGTTTTCCGCAGATGATTAAgttacaaatttaaaatataataaacctAGTACAGGGATTTTCAGCTGATTTAGTTGGTATTGCGAGGGAGACAACTAATacattaacaaataaaaatcaatctagATTGAATTCCAATACCATTTACACTAACATTAATTGATTTGAAAGTAAACCACCAAATATTCAACATAACATCAGCAAGGGGCATCTTAAATCTCCGTTATTCTTCGAATTGATtggtgaaaatataaataaacacatttttggcATCTTGAAAACTTCATTATTAGTGAATTCGAAAAACTAGAAAACACCCACAAGCTCAATCCTACGATCGATACCAACCCAACCATTTATCTTTGTTCAGATTTGCACTAACTTCAGTAAAAACCAAACCGGAAAACACAATCCCAAAAATTCAATCAAGGAAAAAAACTTTCAACAAATCacaacattataaaaaaaaaaaagcatacaAAACAAGTATTTCAATGCTTCTACAACCAGGGAACTTAGATCACCAATCAGTTCAACACCGAAAATGATAGCAGAAATAAAACAACCATTTCTCGAATGCTATTATTCGGatctcaaattttccaataaaccgcaataagaaaggaaagaaaaatgcacATGCAGATCGACAAAGAGAAAAATCACCCAACCGAAGAGACGAAAGATTTCAACAGGAAATTGAAGAATGAGAGAGATAGAGTACCATCATTGCGGCGCTTGAAGACGTAACGTTCCATCTGGAAGTTACAGTTCTTGGTTCCGAGGTGAACCTCGGCGGCGAGCATCATCTGTATGTCCTGTTCCTTCTGAGATAGAGTTCTAGTGGGAGTCGCCATGGCTTTCTGATTTCTCTTTCTCTGAAAACCCTAGACTGCTCTTATCTCGCCAATTCGCTCTCGCGCTAGGGTTTCGGGAGTGGGCATTTGGGGGCTTTACAGCAATTTAAAGGCAGAGACCCAAAACCCTAGTGCCCTTAATTACTATTCTACCCCTCTCATATCCATAATTATCCATTTCTATGGGCCCAGTCCAAGAGTAAAGCCCAAATGTTTC is a window from the Vitis riparia cultivar Riparia Gloire de Montpellier isolate 1030 chromosome 9, EGFV_Vit.rip_1.0, whole genome shotgun sequence genome containing:
- the LOC117922391 gene encoding 40S ribosomal protein SA, translating into MATPTRTLSQKEQDIQMMLAAEVHLGTKNCNFQMERYVFKRRNDGIYIINLGKTWEKLQLAARVIVAIENPKDIIVQSARPYGQRAVLKFAQYTGAHAIAGRHTPGTFTNQLQTSFSEPRLLILTDPRTDHQPIKEAALGNIPTIAFCDTDSPMRYVDIGIPANNKGKHSIGCLFWLLARMVLQMRRTIAPGHKWDVMVDLFFYREPEEPKEQEGDEVVAAPDYGITDYQATALGGLGGGDWGAPITDAPQWGADAPAVAPIPAVPGSNWGDAAPLPSAVPIATDGWDAAAAPPVPGPPPVVEGVPPTPSWE